One region of Glycine max cultivar Williams 82 chromosome 9, Glycine_max_v4.0, whole genome shotgun sequence genomic DNA includes:
- the LOC102668013 gene encoding protein MAIN-LIKE 1-like, with product MTADAPDMAEDVPDMAEDVPDMAEDAPKMTANVQGDDGAERSHVDDAEGFPGGPRDPSVLTSFADHVAHAVWSGQERPDLKLVSHGRKVTLIGRPVLEVEGLVGVTGLSPLIDCSVVTGDPGLISAFVERWHSETSTFHLPVGELTITLDDVSSLLHLPITGALHNFHALSAEEAIFLLTKLLEVSAEEARAETSRSRGTCVQLGWVRDIYEMRCQARRWIVAARAYLLHLVGCTLFANKSATYVHVVHLDAFRDLGQSVGYAWGIAALCWIYEHFSSVHQCVTDDAYQETSPCASWWLTSKAHIKGITGAPYRARCDALTVTDVS from the exons ATGACTGCGGATGCACCTGATATGGCTGAGGATGTTCCTGACATGGCTGAGGATGTCCCTGATATGGCTGAGGATGCACCTAAGATGACTGCGAACGTACAGGGTGATGATGGTGCTGAGAGGTCACATGTTGATGATGCTGAGGGATTCCCAGGTGGGCCACGTGACCCATCAGTGCTGACATCATTTGCGGACCATGTTGCACACGCCGTTTGGAGTGGacaa gaacgtcctgatttgaagttggTGTCACATGGGAGGAAAGTGACATtgattgggaggccagtgcTTGAGGTTGAAGGATTGGTTGGTGtcacaggattaagtccactgatCGATTGTTCAGTTGTtactggcgatcctggacttatatctgcatttgtggagaggtggcacagcGAGAccagcaccttccaccttccgGTAGGAGAGTtgacgatcacattggatgatgtgtcgtcaCTCCTCCATTTGCCTATCACTGGCGCGTTGCACAACTTTCATGCTCTTTCTGCGGAGGAGGCGATATTTTTATTGACCAAGTTGCTTGAGGTGTCTGCTGAGGAGGCTAGAGCCGAGACATCACGATCACGTGGGACATGCGTACAGCTGGGATGGGTTCGAGACATTTATGAGATGAGATGTCAGGCCCGGCGGTGGATTGTAGCAGCTCGTGCTTATCTGCTGCACCTggtcggttgcactctttttgctaataagagtgcaacatatGTTCATGTGGTGCACCTAGACGCTTTTCGCGACCTGGGTCAGAGTGTTGGTTATGCTTGGGGAATTGCcgcgctg tgctggatctatgagcactttTCTAGTGTGCATCAGTGCGTCACAGATGATGCATACCAAGAGACGTCCCCATGTGCTTCCTGGTGGCTGACGTCGAAAGCGCATATCAAGGGAATCACAGGAGCACCGtacagggcacgttgtgatgCTTTGACCGTCACAGATGTGTCCTAG